The nucleotide window CGCGCGGGTGGTGCGGTGGGAGATGGGGCCGGTCGTGACGCGCTACGAGTTGCAGCCCGCGCCCGGCGTGAAAGTGCAGAAGATCACCAGCCTCCAGAACGACATCGCGCTCGCGCTTGCGGCCAGCAGCGTTCGCCTCGAGGCGCCGATCCCCGGGAAGTCCGCGGTCGGCGTGGAGCTGCCCAACGAGCGGGCGAGCCTCGTCCACCTGCGCGAGGTCGTCGCGAGCGAAGAGTTCCGATCCGCGCGGTCACCGCTCATGGTCGCGATCGGCAAGGGCACGGCCGGCGCCCCGGTGGTGACGGATCTTGTGACGATGCCCCACTTGCTGATCGCAGGCGCGACCGGCGCGGGCAAGAGCGTGATGCTTAACAGCATGATCGCCAGCATCCTGTTCCGGGCCACGCCCGAGCGGGTCCGCTTCCTGATGATTGATCCAAAGCGGGTCGAGCTGACGAACTACAACGGCATTCCCCATCTGCTGAGCCCGGTAGTGACCGGGCCCCGCGAGGCCGCCGCGAAGTTGCGCTGGGCGGTCCAGGAGATGGAGAGCCGCTACGAGATGTTCGCGGCGGACGGTGTGCGGAACATCCAGGCATTTAACGCCCAGCATCCGGATCGCCCGCTCGCCTACATCCTGATCATCGTCGACGAACTCGCGGATTTGATGATGGTCGCGCCCGCCGACTTCGAGGAGATCATCTGCCGGCTCGCCCAGATGACGCGCGCCACGGGTATTCACCTCCTGGTCGCCACGCAGCGGCCGTCCGTGGACGTGATCACCGGGCTCATCAAGGCGAACATCCCGTCCCGTATCGCGTTCGCGGTGAGCTCGCTCGTGGACAGCCGGACGATCCTTGATCACCCGGGCGCGGAGCGGCTGCTCGGGAAGGGCGACATGCTGTTTGCGCCGATCGGCGCGGCGCGGCCGATGCGGGTCCAGGGTGCGTTCATCAGCGACGCGGAGACCGAGCGTCTCGTCGCGTTCTGGCGCGCGCAGGGAGAGCCCGCGTACGTCGAATCGCTGGTGCAAGCCGGGGACGTGGCGCCTTCCGAGGACGCCCCGGCGGATGACGCGCTCCTCGTAGACGCGGCTCGGCTGGTGGTCCGTTCGGGCTACGGGTCTGTGTCGCTTCT belongs to bacterium and includes:
- a CDS encoding DNA translocase FtsK; its protein translation is ARVVRWEMGPVVTRYELQPAPGVKVQKITSLQNDIALALAASSVRLEAPIPGKSAVGVELPNERASLVHLREVVASEEFRSARSPLMVAIGKGTAGAPVVTDLVTMPHLLIAGATGAGKSVMLNSMIASILFRATPERVRFLMIDPKRVELTNYNGIPHLLSPVVTGPREAAAKLRWAVQEMESRYEMFAADGVRNIQAFNAQHPDRPLAYILIIVDELADLMMVAPADFEEIICRLAQMTRATGIHLLVATQRPSVDVITGLIKANIPSRIAFAVSSLVDSRTILDHPGAERLLGKGDMLFAPIGAARPMRVQGAFISDAETERLVAFWRAQGEPAYVESLVQAGDVAPSEDAPADDALLVDAARLVVRSGYGSVSLLQRKMRIGYVRAARLVDQLEEKGIVGPSQGSSPRDVLVGVDDLERVLREGVPRPDAADADDA